In Bythopirellula goksoeyrii, a single window of DNA contains:
- a CDS encoding DUF7453 family protein: protein MKPFFLVNLFLAILASLMTCEAAVWNIDTIQKIAITGDIMPGTTGVLTQNVAENGFSGNAFGQAVFRGRLTGPGIDSDNSEGLWTGGSPALSLVALGGSIAPATTLSFRFMVDPVINAQGQIVLYGFFDPNDAGPDFFSGIWKADASGQLELVARAGGNAPGTNGVFDHLSSVFVDLSFNDLGEVSIHADIFDSFDQGIWTDAGGGGLRLITLRNENAPGTDTHFTSFRPVSLNNLGETAFLGLLPFGDGTRNAGIWKEKQIGQLELVVRKGDLTPDSTGRFTEIGNPKFNNKEKIAFTSAIDADLNGTIDYQSIWQEDSTGNLTQLFRSDVSLPGTSFQFRTIYDFEFNNSSEYALDALLDTGSSQDRGIWKVDSEGDIGLVAMRNSFAPGTPSSRFAEFYDWTMNELGQVAFFGRIFGNGVIDPNSSGIWALDQNGILKLIVRTGDSINVGDAANPDYRTVIGLRSPDQGLISDKGKVLFSAIFADGAGVFSSSLVAIPEPNTLSAVLVLLVAGFFSMARYFIRS from the coding sequence ATGAAGCCGTTTTTTCTAGTAAACCTTTTTCTAGCTATCTTAGCATCGTTAATGACTTGTGAAGCGGCAGTCTGGAATATTGACACTATCCAGAAAATAGCAATTACAGGCGACATTATGCCAGGGACAACTGGGGTGCTAACTCAAAATGTTGCTGAGAATGGCTTCTCAGGGAATGCATTCGGTCAAGCTGTTTTCAGAGGCAGGCTAACAGGACCTGGAATTGATTCTGACAACTCCGAAGGTCTTTGGACTGGAGGTTCGCCTGCACTATCATTAGTAGCCCTCGGCGGTTCCATTGCTCCTGCGACAACTCTTTCCTTTCGCTTTATGGTCGATCCAGTAATTAATGCCCAAGGTCAAATTGTCTTATATGGTTTCTTCGATCCGAATGATGCCGGCCCCGATTTCTTTTCCGGAATTTGGAAAGCAGATGCCTCTGGACAATTGGAACTAGTTGCGCGGGCAGGAGGCAACGCTCCAGGAACAAACGGCGTCTTCGATCATTTGTCTTCAGTATTCGTCGACTTGTCCTTTAACGACTTGGGGGAAGTGTCAATTCATGCTGATATATTTGATTCGTTTGATCAAGGCATTTGGACAGACGCTGGAGGAGGTGGATTACGCTTAATTACACTCAGGAATGAAAATGCCCCAGGCACGGATACCCACTTCACTTCATTTAGGCCGGTTTCGTTAAATAATCTTGGAGAGACGGCTTTTCTTGGATTGCTTCCCTTTGGTGACGGTACTCGAAATGCAGGTATCTGGAAGGAGAAACAGATCGGGCAATTAGAATTGGTCGTACGCAAAGGGGATCTTACTCCCGATTCAACAGGGCGATTCACCGAGATCGGCAATCCGAAATTCAACAACAAAGAAAAAATAGCTTTCACTTCTGCAATCGACGCGGATTTGAATGGAACAATCGATTATCAAAGCATCTGGCAAGAAGACTCAACTGGTAATTTGACGCAGCTATTTCGGTCAGATGTTTCTTTGCCTGGAACAAGTTTTCAGTTTCGTACCATTTACGACTTTGAATTTAATAATAGCAGTGAGTATGCATTAGATGCCTTGCTGGACACAGGTAGTTCCCAGGATCGTGGTATATGGAAGGTAGACTCCGAAGGAGACATAGGTTTAGTCGCCATGCGAAATAGCTTCGCACCAGGAACCCCAAGCTCTCGTTTTGCCGAGTTCTACGATTGGACCATGAATGAACTAGGGCAAGTTGCTTTTTTTGGTCGAATATTTGGTAATGGTGTGATAGATCCTAATTCTTCTGGAATATGGGCATTAGACCAAAATGGAATTCTCAAATTAATTGTCCGCACTGGAGATTCCATTAACGTTGGTGATGCTGCGAATCCGGACTATCGCACGGTAATTGGATTGCGTTCTCCTGACCAGGGCCTAATAAGCGATAAAGGCAAAGTACTGTTTTCAGCAATTTTTGCCGATGGCGCAGGTGTGTTTTCTTCAAGTTTAGTTGCCATACCAGAGCCAAATACACTTTCAGCAGTCCTCGTGCTGCTCGTTGCAGGATTCTTCTCAATGGCGAGATATTTCATCCGTAGCTAG
- a CDS encoding GDSL-type esterase/lipase family protein gives MVIRSTFIILLMLSQVFQAISAETGRDPARWQTNIDAFLATDQEQPTKPGGVVFAGSSSIRMWDLKKSFPEGGFLNRGFGGSEIIDSTHYFNDLIGKHKPRLVVFYAGDNDVANGNTAEQVHADFRAFVEKFKTELPDARLAYVAIKPSIARWSMAETMKSANNLIAADCAADDQLTFVDVWSVMLGDNGTPKPDIFLGDGLHMNEKGYELWAELLRPHLQ, from the coding sequence ATGGTAATCCGCAGCACTTTTATCATTCTGTTGATGCTATCGCAGGTATTTCAGGCCATTTCTGCGGAAACAGGCCGCGATCCTGCGCGCTGGCAGACGAATATCGATGCCTTCCTCGCAACTGACCAGGAGCAACCTACCAAGCCCGGCGGAGTGGTTTTCGCGGGCAGTTCCAGCATTCGGATGTGGGATCTCAAAAAGTCGTTCCCCGAAGGGGGCTTCTTGAACCGAGGCTTTGGTGGGTCCGAGATCATCGATTCGACACACTATTTCAACGACCTCATCGGCAAACACAAACCGCGGCTTGTCGTGTTCTACGCCGGCGACAATGACGTGGCCAACGGCAACACTGCCGAGCAGGTCCATGCCGACTTCCGCGCCTTCGTCGAAAAGTTCAAAACGGAATTGCCCGATGCACGACTCGCTTATGTCGCCATCAAACCAAGCATCGCACGCTGGAGTATGGCCGAAACAATGAAATCAGCGAATAACCTGATCGCCGCCGATTGTGCGGCAGATGATCAACTCACGTTCGTCGATGTCTGGTCAGTCATGCTCGGTGACAACGGTACGCCGAAACCAGATATATTTCTCGGTGATGGCTTGCATATGAACGAAAAAGGTTACGAGCTGTGGGCGGAGTTATTGCGACCGCACTTGCAGTAA